The Chitinophaga pinensis DSM 2588 region GTTTCAGATTTGGATTACCAAATACGGTTGCCGCATTCAGGAAATCAAAGAAGCTGAACGTTGCGAGCTCTCTGAATTCTGGTCTCGCAACAGTATTAGAGTAAGACAATCTCAGGTTAGTCTTGTCTGTCAGATTATATACAAAGTTCGCTGAAGGCAGGAAGCTGTTGAAAGTAGTATCTGTTGTATAGCTGGCAACAGTCGATACTGGTTTCAGCTGCTGGTTGTAGCGCTCGTAACGCAGCCCCCAGATTACTCTCAGTTTCTTTGTGATAAAATTATCAAACATGAAATATCCTGCACTCAGATTAGAAGTAGCATTGTATTCACCGGTGTTATCCTTATCATCTCTCAGATAGATACCATTGCTTCCCAGGTTCTCATTAGAGAAGAGTTCATATGGAGATAAAGCCAGCTTCTCATAAGGGAAATCAGGAGAAGAGTGGTAAGAGAATGGTCTGTAGATAGAATAACGTTTTCTGTATTGTTCAAACACACCCAGTTTCAGTGAATGGTCTTTGCTCTTCTGAAGCAGTGGGAACTGATAAGACAACCCACCGTTGTAGATGTTATCTTTTACAGTAAAGAAACCACGGGAAGAACCACCATTTACCGGCTGATCAATAATAGCGTGACTGTCTGTATAGTTAGAGATACGCATGTCCGGATCATCTCTCTTAGTTTTAGAATAGTTCAGTAACCATTCTACTTTTCCACCTTTCAGACTATGCTCACCCTGTAATGTAGATGACAGGATAGAACGCTGTGTCAGCGTCAGCATCATGGATTGTGTCAGATAGTGGAAAGGAGGATTGGGATCCGCAGCTACATCACGTAACAGCGTGTTATTGTCCAGTATACGGTTGTACAGGTTCTTGAAAGATATTTTGTTATTCTTGAAGCTGTAAGCCAGATTCGCTACAGCGCCCAGTGCACTTGAATATCTGTTAGAAGTATCAACGTTATGACGTCTGTACACTTTGTTATCGATGTCGAAATCGTTACGCTCTGCGAACTGATTACGCTCAGTGTGGTTATGTGTTACAGAGAAAATGTAACCCAGTTTACGCTCACCAAAGTATTTAGTGTTACCACCGGTGATCTGAATGCTGGTACCTGGCGCTACGGTTGTATTGGATACTCTCCAGTTATTTTTGAAAGACCTGTTGATATCATCTTTTGCTTTACCAGCCAGGTTATTGAATGCAGCAGAAGAAGGAACAGCAGAAGGCAGTTTTCTTGATCCGTCATCAAATGTCCAGTAGTCGGTAGAACCTCTCATACCGGTCTTTGCATCTTTGAATGTAGATAGGCCATTCACAGAAACACCAGCAGAAGCGGTGATAAACTTTTCATCCGGGAAGTCTTTGGTATTTACCTGGATAAGACCACCTGCGAAATCGCCTGGTTTATCAGGAGTAGATGTTTTATTGATCACCATGTTATCGATCAGACCAGAAGGAATGATATCGAAAGAGAATGATTTTCTGTCAGGCTCTGTACTTGGTAACAGTACGTTATTCATGGTGGCGTTGTTATAACGGTCAGTCAGACCACGTACAACAACAAATTTGTTATCCTGGATACTGGCGCCGCTTACACGTTTCAGTACTTCGCCGGTATTTTTATCAGGGGAAGATCTTATCTGTTCAGCAGAAATACCGCTGGATACAGCGACGTTATTTTTCTGAGCAGTATATAAAGCGTTGATAGTTTCCTGTTTGAATGAACCTCTGATCACAACTTCTTGTAATTCTTTGGATTTAGGTTCATCCATAATGATGGGGAGCTGGGTGGCAACACCGGACTTCACGACTACGTCGCTTACGGCTTTGGTTTGATAACCCATATACTTGAACTCCAGCACGTAAGTACCTGGAGCTACGTTCAGTGTGTAACGACCTTCAACATCGGTAACCGCTCCTGTAGAGGTACCCTGTACGATAACGGTTACGCCAATGAGGGCTTCACCTGTTTTCTGGTCAGTTACTTTACCGGTGATTTTGCCATTATCCATGGCAAACGCGGAGAGGAAGGTACTCAAAAGGAGGCACACACATAACAGTGCAGACGCAAGAGAATGTTTCACGATATAAGCTGATTCAGTGACTTGATTGAATTACTGATGCAAAACTATTATCGCCGTGTTACCGCAGTGTTACAGCAAGGTTACGAGAATGTTAATTGTTAAGGAATAATTAAAAAATAGTTAACACATTCGGGAGAGTGTAGGCGCATAGGATAAATAATAAGGTATAATCAGGATAGGGATATGGTAATGCTAAAACATTGGTCAGCAGGCTATTTGCTGCGGTCCCTGATGATTATTATTCAATAATCTTTCCAGTGTGATGTCCAGTTGTGCGCTATACTCTGAGTTGAATTTCATACTATCGTTCAGGGTAGAGA contains the following coding sequences:
- a CDS encoding TonB-dependent receptor codes for the protein MKHSLASALLCVCLLLSTFLSAFAMDNGKITGKVTDQKTGEALIGVTVIVQGTSTGAVTDVEGRYTLNVAPGTYVLEFKYMGYQTKAVSDVVVKSGVATQLPIIMDEPKSKELQEVVIRGSFKQETINALYTAQKNNVAVSSGISAEQIRSSPDKNTGEVLKRVSGASIQDNKFVVVRGLTDRYNNATMNNVLLPSTEPDRKSFSFDIIPSGLIDNMVINKTSTPDKPGDFAGGLIQVNTKDFPDEKFITASAGVSVNGLSTFKDAKTGMRGSTDYWTFDDGSRKLPSAVPSSAAFNNLAGKAKDDINRSFKNNWRVSNTTVAPGTSIQITGGNTKYFGERKLGYIFSVTHNHTERNQFAERNDFDIDNKVYRRHNVDTSNRYSSALGAVANLAYSFKNNKISFKNLYNRILDNNTLLRDVAADPNPPFHYLTQSMMLTLTQRSILSSTLQGEHSLKGGKVEWLLNYSKTKRDDPDMRISNYTDSHAIIDQPVNGGSSRGFFTVKDNIYNGGLSYQFPLLQKSKDHSLKLGVFEQYRKRYSIYRPFSYHSSPDFPYEKLALSPYELFSNENLGSNGIYLRDDKDNTGEYNATSNLSAGYFMFDNFITKKLRVIWGLRYERYNQQLKPVSTVASYTTDTTFNSFLPSANFVYNLTDKTNLRLSYSNTVARPEFRELATFSFFDFLNAATVFGNPNLKQTRITNIDLRYELYPAAGETFAVAAFYKKFKDPISETWYSIDNNDRTYINLNDANTFGIELEARKNLEFVMGRWGKNSFIFANGAYIHSSIKNPNQTVRNINGETRSMPGQSPYLINAGLQINNPNNDMGVTVLYNRIGSRINIVGDDSSNKLDVFENSRNLLDLQLSKRLFKKNGEIKLNISDILNNPYLLYQNKDDKRSYKKGTDYVFYQYKYGTNFSLSFSYTFR